Within the Musa acuminata AAA Group cultivar baxijiao chromosome BXJ2-9, Cavendish_Baxijiao_AAA, whole genome shotgun sequence genome, the region AGTGTCATGTCTCTACAGTGTATACACCAAAGCTTGTGGCCTTTATTTGCTGCTTATTGGCATGTAGTTTAGGAGTCGTGTATTCACAGCTTTATCATGACAGTACAGAATCACCAGAGACGCACCTAATTGGAGTTGCATTGGCATAAATGTGCCTGCACATCAATGATTCCATGAATTTCTCATGACATTGTCAATAACTTAATGTTATGTAATTTAGTTGGTGACAGAAGATTGTCTATGCAATGTAAATAACCAAAGGTGGGTGAAGTGTTTAGATTGAGCATCTGATGGGCAAAGTGATATCTGACTAAAATTTAAGTGGGAATTTATATCATCAACTTCTTTTGTCTTTTAATTGTATCTGTTGGTTTTATCTAATACCTATCTGATTTGTTCTCTTCCAGTAAAAGGGTCTCCATCTAAGCTTGGGATGAAGTCGCTTGATGTGGATGAAAATCGGCGTGCCACTTATAATGTCTGTGACCAACAGCCTGCAACAGAATCTGGCACTGTTTATGATGTTCTTGAGGGCAAGCAAAGGCAGCTGGTTCCGGTATGTTATAAAAGTTACACTTTATAGATATCTTTCATGTTTCCATGCCCATCTGATTTTGTATTTCTTGAATCAGGTTGGACTTGATGCAGAATACTCATATGCAAGGAGCCTGGCTCGTTTTGCTGGTGATCTTGGGCCCATTGCCTGGAGAATTGCTTCACAGAGAATTGAAAGTGCTTTGCCTTCTGGTGTGAAGTTTGGCTCTGGATGGGTTGGGGAATATGAACCACTTCCCACTACTATTCTTTTTCTTGAAAAAGATAACCAGCTAGAACAGTGCCAGCTGGATACCAATACATCCTTGCAAACCAACATGCCATCGAGGGACAAAGGGACTGCAGCGGGGAGAAATGCCAGCGATAATGATCATTCAAAGGAAGTAAATTTTGGAATCCAGAGTCAGGTAGGCACTAGAAGTTACAGTAGTAGAAGTTCTGATCCTATGAAGGAGGGAAATAATCTCTGTGGCATTACACAAGTGAAGCAACAGTCGTCTAGTGTTACGTCTGAAACCCAGCAAAGGGGAAATGCTGTTATGTTACGGCAGCAGAAGGAACAAGGTGTTGCCAGTTTTAAATATTGCTCAAATAGCAGATTGGTAAGTCAAGCTTTACAAAGGCCTGAAATTAATACAGGTGTTGCCAGTTTTAAATCTCCTGGGAACATTTCATTAGGCAGAAAACCTATGCAGCACGAACCTTTAAAACAAACAGAGGCAATGGTGCCATGCAGTACAACTGATGGAAGAGTTAATGTTGATCAATTTAGTCATGGGAAAGTCCTGGAGAATTATAGCACTAATAGTCTTAATAATACTATGGGATTTGTCTCCAAGTCTCAAAAAGGAATTGTAGGTAACGACCGCCGGATATTTGGTAGTCATGAGCATGGCCTCAGTGATCCTTCAAGATTAATGGGTTTGCCAATCAAGATGTTTAACCAGTCAAACATCACGAACAGTTCTGTTGATTCTTCTAAACTTTTGCCATCAACTGTTCCACCAACCAGTACAGAAAGTTCAATTACTGCAGATGCGGCTACAGCTCGATCATGGATGTCTGTCGGGAATTCCTTGCAATCTAAATTATCAGTTGAGCCTGTGAATGTTTGTGACAATCCAAATGGATCCGCTTCTACTTATTTTATTGGTTCTTCCTGGATGACACCAACCTTATCCCCCGGGAATTCTGATAATTCCAGGACAACCTCCATGCCTCAAGCTCTTAGGCAACCTATTCAGGTGGTTGGTTTAGAACCACAGGTTCATAACAGAGGACTGGTTATCTTCCCACAACTAATCGCAACCGATATGCCCAGATTTCAAGGCCAGGCTCCACGTCAAGGTCTGATTCCACAAACAGAAAACAAGCATTCCAGGAATGCTTGCCCTCCAGACTTGAACATTAGTTTCCAGCCCCCTGGATCTCCTGTCCGGCACACTTCAGGGATTCTTAAGGACTCTCAGCAGCCAGACTTAGCTTTGCAGCTCTGACATTTCATGTTTGTTCCTGTAAAATTCTGTGCAGGAAGTTTTTTGATGTCATGCAACCAACCCTTGTGAATTGACATGTTCAAAAAGATGTTTATATTATGGATGTGGTGTTTCTCTAACTGAATGAAGTTCGTGAAAGGAAGTTTAGTAGATTCCCCAAGAGAAATGCAGATCCCAAGGGAAACCGCTAAATGCAACTGATCGTTTGCTTGAATCAATGATATAGAGGCATGTCAGCAGAAAGTGAGATAATTCTCAAGGCCAGACTGGCAGATGACATTTTACCACCGAGGATGTCTGATGTGGTTGAAGGAACTAGGAATCTTCACGGCCGCTCTTTTGGCTGATGGCTCCTGGTTGGTGATACTGTCGTCAGCTTTAGCTTTCAAGATGGTACTATCACTCAAGATATCTTCTTGGAGTGAGTTGGAACTGAACTGCGCAATTTCACACCTCGATCTGGCTTTTCTTCCAGCAGTGTTTGATAGTTGTAGCTTCTGCTGGAATCTTTTTGTACATTGGAAGATGTCAAATTATGTTTTTTGTGCTCAATTTTTTTCATAACTATAATGGTTTTTGAATTTTCTATATTTCCTGaatctttctatatatatatatatgtgtgcatatatatgtacacacatgtgtatatatatattgtagctTATCCTTGCCTTTTTTGTGTTGTATAGCTAGTTAGTTGATTGAATACATCATCGATTGTCGAGAATGTGAAATACTAATCTGTTCTAGTTTATTGGTGAGGTAGTTGAGGCAGAGGACAAGTTAAACTTTTATGATTGATTGAGATATTGGGTTATCTTATACGACGAAATAATGATTTGATTAAAATCATGGAGATGATTTCCAGGAGTCAGTCGAGAGGGACCAAAGGTGAGGGATTTAATTTTCAATTCATAATTCAACAAAATATTGAGGATAAAAATATTCTCAAATTAGATCAAATCCTATCCTGTATTcaacattttaaaattattattaacatTAGGTTTCATGATTTTTCGCATATTATTTAAAAGCTCTTATCACACTCTCAAATCATCCTACTAAATTAAATTTCTGAAGTCACTGTTGATTTATTCTGATGAATAACGTACTGCTACTCCGTTGATCTCATGATAAGTCCTCCGTCAAAGATTTGCACCAAATTTTCCGAGGAGTTCCCAATTACATCATCGATCCAATTCTTCTACTCGGCCGGCGTCGACGAATCCCTGTTGATGTAAGCCACAAATACATAGTAAACAAGACAAAGGTACAGCTAAGATTTGCTACAGAGTCCCCGTCGACTAACCCTAAGATTTGCTATTAAATGCCGCCGGTCTTTAGGTTGATGGCAACGCAACGGCGACTGTCCACCAAAGCCAGCCGTCAAGACGTACATGACGCATTCAAATCTTCGCACGCATCAATAGATCCCATTTTGCCTACCAAAGACGCATTCTTTTCGTGCATGCCCGGTTTCCCAAAAAATCTCCTCCTCTCCTTCGTTCGTCGGTTGGAATTTGGAAGCAAGGGATGGATTTGGAGGACGCAAGGCGGGAGATTGGAGTCTTTTGGGTTGTCCGTAAAGGTGGTGAAGGATGAGAACTTGTCGTTGCCGCGGGCAACGATGAGACGTGCTCGTTTCCTCCGACTCCTGCCGAGGCGGAACGGGATTTAAGGTGCTCTATCTAtttagttcttcttcttcttcttcttcttgtttctttGGCATAGACGTCGCTGATTTGCTATTATTGATCGTGGCATGTATCGAGGTGCTTTATGTCTTTAATTGTCTGGATGATACGCAGGAAACGTTTTGTGACCTTATTTCCTTATGCTGATGTAAATGTGAATCTGCATGGTTTCTTGATAGGTAAAGGAGTGATTTTTATTAGGCAATTGAAGTCTAAAATGTGTTCATAAATGTAGAAATTTGATGGTTTTTTACAGTTACATTAATTTCTTGATCACTTGTCTTATGTATCTGTTAACGCTTTTGTCTGGGTTCGGGGAAGAGTGATATAAACGTAATCGCCAGCTTGTCAGTAAATTCCAGTTTCTCACATCCTATTTCTTGAAAGCTTTGCATTAGTTGCACAATAGGCAGGTAAAATGTCGAAACATTtcatctttcacttaatgtaagAGGTAAAGACACACTCTAGTTAATGGAAGAATGCTTGCATGCTAGTTGATGTTTTCCCTCTCAAAATGGCATAGCAACCTTCGTGTTTGTATCTCTAAACCATTGATTTATGCAAATcctatttgtgattataacagctGAGGTCTACATGTGTGTGTATCTGTGGCGTGCGTCTGTCACACTAGTGCTGCTACTTCATATATCAAACTTCATTTCTTTGTTCGTTGTACTGTTGAAATCTCATACTCATGTCACATAATAAAGATGCATCAGGTATAACTTTTGGTTAATTAACTGCTGATTTTGTGTTAGCCACTGTTGAAACTTTGCGCAATCATCATTatgcttttatctttttcttttgtgttgTGCGTAGGGTTCCTCAGATGCATTCGGTGAGGTTGATGCCTTTCGAGCATTGCACATTGTGAGTCTATTACATGTCAAAGGTTTGAAGTTGCTTTCGATGTTCTTGTTTATATCATCTTGAAGACAATTAACTTTTCATATGTGGATGAGGTGCAATTGGCTTTTAACCACTTTCTCGTCACTAAGTTATAAACTTAGTGAAACCCTTATCATATGTGTCTAATGCCTTTTAGTTTCACTGTGTATAATTCTTGAACCTGCACTTTGCTAGCTCACAATGCATTTGCCCGTTTACCTTATCTTGAAATGAAGTGAGCAAGCTAATGAACTGAATAGTATTTCTATGTCATCATTTTATCTTTCATCTGTTTCATCTTAAGCTAATAATAGCTATTTGTAGTCATTAACCAATTGGATTATTGAACAGTAGGTTCTAAGGAGGCCATGCCATGCAAATTACTTCCACTGGCAGCCTTAGGAAGCCATTGAACATTGTCCTATGAAGTTGCTgcaatttataagatattttaatcaTGCTGCAGCACAACCATGAAGTGAAAAGATGGCTTCCATCTGAACATATAAACTGATTACGATTGATGATGAGCAAATAAATGACCTGATTTACAGAATCCAAGACTTGTGAGAATTTATTAAAGAAACTAACAAACAGCATGATTATGATAAATTCTAAGTATTTCATTAGTATAAAACAATTGTCGTTTCCTGGCTTTCGCCTACGTATACAATAGGAAGATACCAACGTGTTTGACCATACAAATCGTTTACATTgatcaaaatttataaaaagctacaacaataatttaaatttatcaatttgGAAAACCATATCTCAAGAGTGTGTCAAGCTATTCAGATGTCTTTCATAAATGAATTAAGATTAGTGCACTTATCTCAGTTATGACTTTCAATTGTTAGCCAATAACCaagaacaaaataaaattttcttttaacatgGTATTCGAGTTTTGTTGAAAAAAACAACAAATGAGAAAAGTATGTGGGTATTactgaaataaaagaaaacaaaccAAGGAAAGTATTCCTTCTTTAGCATTCTTTCCTGGAAATATTACACGGTTGACCTGACCATTAATATTTCAGAAACAAATAAGATAAGAAAAGGAAATAACCAATATGATACAAAATTTTAGCATGCATCGATGCTCATTTCATGCGTCAAATTTTAGTTGCATGAACTGGCTAAGTACAGTAAATTTCCAATGCTGCATAGTTTCTGCCCAATGTCCTCATTTCTTGTTAATTAAGTTTGTCAAGAAGCTTCCtatagtcattttgagatgaaACTGATAGGCCTTTTGTTGAAATGATAGCTAATCATATTTTGATCTCAGTATTGCTGGCAGAAATTGGTAGAACTGTCTTGTTGCCGTCTTATAGCTCATCATGTCCTAGTAATTTCTTCGTGTTTCATTGCTAATCTAGGAGATGTTCCTTTTTGTATATTATGATTTCCCTAAAGCTGTGATGGGATCATCGTAgcaacataaattttttttcctCCTGTCCCACATGCATGAGACTTTAAAGACATGCTTCTTTGTCATGAAGCTAAAGATGCAAACTTCACTGTTTGAATTCTATCTTGCAGAGGTTCTTGGAATTTGTTTGAGAATTTGTGGAGTATTTTACTCAAGataattctttctcttttctcaagAAAGAAACCCGAATATTTCTGTTACCCCACAGTCAAAAAGAGTAAAGAACATGCTAAAAAATGAATCCAGAGAGAAGAAAGATCTGCAAAGCTGAGGcagaaaaaaagatttttttgagAAGAAGAAAAGTGTACCTTTGATGTGAGTGCTCGTAGAGGAGAGATATTGACGCGGCTCAATCCAACTACATGGCTGTATGAGCATATCCAGCCATGTCTTCAGATTGAGGCACGCCAATACCTCCCCCTTCAGATCCCATCCTATATTCTTCTTCGAGCTGCGTACCAAACAGACCATGACACCAGTGTTCTTCCCTGACCATGCCGTGATCAGCATCTACTGTAATAATGCTAAGTTGTATTGTTCAAAGGATAGAAGAAGCGAGGTTTGTGGAGAAGAGAGGAACAACATAAGGTCTCCTTTTCATCAAATTAGTAGTGCTCTTCTTTTATAGTAGCTTTCTTATTACTCTCTATTGTGATAGGTTCCTCTCTTACATGACTGTGGATGGATACGTAGAGGCAGAAGCAGGAGAAACGAGGGAGAAAATGAATCTGAGAGGACCACATCAACATGAATCACTTTCAAGATAATCCATGTATACGTCGGTCGGTCGCAATCATTAAAACTTCCCGGTAGGCATCTGTCATGTGTCTCTGCTTTGTCAAATGGCTGTGTAAGACATGTATACAACTATTAGATTCTGTAAAGAGTGGAAATAACTATATCTCTTCTATTAAAATTTAAATGTGATCTGAAATGCATAAAAACTATGTTACTAATGATAGACCGATATAACCCTGCATACTATTATAATTTTCATTTCGACGAAGGACTAATTAGATTGTTATAGTCGTTCTTGGCATTGTTCCAATGTGGATGGTCAATAAATGTTGCTGTTATTCACAGCTGTGTTTGTAATGCGAAAGCTCAAGACAACCTGATGACAAGTATGGGTTAAGCTTTTCTTGTTTATCCTTCAAAGTGCAAGAATGAATCACTGAAACATAGAGCATGGAAGTCAGAAGACACAAGTAGGGATCATCAAGACAGAGATGAACCGAGGAGTGAAAAGACAATGAGCTACCAGAGAATCTGAGTGCAGTGACAAAAAAAATGGAGGACATTTGATCAGGTAAATCTGTGGCTGGTGGGATGTAAATGGACAGACATCCATAATGATTTCTAGGTCAGACTTACCTGTGTTTGTTGGGGTGCATTAACTTCTTCAGGGACcatcatctcctctctctctctctctctctctctctctgtgtgaccAACAACACCATATGCTTCCGAGTCCCAGAGCATTCAATTCTTGCCCATCGCCACCGAAGCCGGTGGGGCTCAACCTCAGCCTTTGCTGCTGATGTTCTTGTTTCTATTCAGCTATTTTTTTCCACTCCAAGG harbors:
- the LOC103997654 gene encoding uncharacterized protein LOC103997654, whose protein sequence is MMAAAAPKKRGRPRKKQEGGRLLQSPPSSPRLASAPRRTLRQRRRRPLLDGFADFDDYLDEDEEEEVEEQEGRGKRRKLKVILRLPPPGPIAAIGEEEEEEKPRRPAPVGRASSSSSSASSSSYVDDDDDDAEGDEKVEEEPIKPLKKRRFEGCDDGFRSGGSGHRETEKKNHFQRLKGSVSGVSAGSHAVETPLPEKKLLEAVLHKIQKKDIYGVFAEPVDPEELPDYYDVIEHPMDFGTVKTKLATNAYRSFEQLEDDVFLICTNAMQYNAPDTIYFRQARTMQDIGRKEFQKLRTEGKCIETVSKCEEKIRPDSTEKKPLQKCLPKVVQESFVSDISSATTHPSGGDPCTGLSTAEASGAEPASASNGLADGSCSLGESKSEKVDDLRVKGSPSKLGMKSLDVDENRRATYNVCDQQPATESGTVYDVLEGKQRQLVPVGLDAEYSYARSLARFAGDLGPIAWRIASQRIESALPSGVKFGSGWVGEYEPLPTTILFLEKDNQLEQCQLDTNTSLQTNMPSRDKGTAAGRNASDNDHSKEVNFGIQSQVGTRSYSSRSSDPMKEGNNLCGITQVKQQSSSVTSETQQRGNAVMLRQQKEQGVASFKYCSNSRLVSQALQRPEINTGVASFKSPGNISLGRKPMQHEPLKQTEAMVPCSTTDGRVNVDQFSHGKVLENYSTNSLNNTMGFVSKSQKGIVGNDRRIFGSHEHGLSDPSRLMGLPIKMFNQSNITNSSVDSSKLLPSTVPPTSTESSITADAATARSWMSVGNSLQSKLSVEPVNVCDNPNGSASTYFIGSSWMTPTLSPGNSDNSRTTSMPQALRQPIQVVGLEPQVHNRGLVIFPQLIATDMPRFQGQAPRQGLIPQTENKHSRNACPPDLNISFQPPGSPVRHTSGILKDSQQPDLALQL